GGTGGCCAAGTCGGTGGGGCTGGCGGCGGTGGAATACCGCACCACGCACAAGCACGGCGTTGAGCCGACGCTCAGCAAGGCCCAACGCAAGGAATTGAAGGCGAAATTTGCCGATTCGGGCGTGACCTTCTGGGGCTGCGGCAGCACCTGCGAATTCCACGCGGTTGATCCGAAGGTGGTCGCGAAAAATATCGAAACTTGCAAGCAATTTGTCGAATTGGTCGCGGATTTGGGTGGAACCGGGGTGAAGGTGCGGCCCAATGCGTTTCCCAAGGGGGTCTCGATGGACAAGACCCTGGAGCAGATTGGCAAATCGCTGATTCCGTGCGGCCAAGCGGCAGCGGATGCCGGGGTGGAAATTTGTGTCGAAGTGCACGGCCCAGGCACGTCGTATCCGCCGCATATGAAGACGATTCTAGAAATCGCCAATCATCGGGCGGTGGGTATCACTTGGAATTCGAATCCGACCGACTTGATGGACGGCTCGATTGACAAGCCATTCGCCATGCTCAAGCCGTGGCTGAAGTCCTGCCATATCAACGACTTGGGCAGTAAGTACCCGTATGCGCGGCTGTTCCAATTGCTGGCCGATGCGGGCTATGACCGTTACACGATGATCGAGATTGGCAAGACCTATCCGGATGTGGCCGAAGGTGAGGCGTTCTTGAAAGCGTACAAGCAAAAGTGGGAATCGCTGCTGCCCACGGCGTCCTGAGTCGAACGCGATGCACCGAATCCTCCGAAGGGGTAGCCGATCCCTGCGGAGGATTCGCGGGTGGATTATTTCGTGCCGAAGGCGGGTTGCCAGATCCATGGCAACACTTGGGCGGATTTGGCCCAGTTTTCCCACTTGCGGCTCAGTTCTTGGA
This DNA window, taken from Tuwongella immobilis, encodes the following:
- a CDS encoding sugar phosphate isomerase/epimerase family protein, which translates into the protein MSSLHRRQFLQTSAALASTALLGPSPLAVSAADSAKPAAVKYRLGMVTYNVSATWDLDTVLRVAKSVGLAAVEYRTTHKHGVEPTLSKAQRKELKAKFADSGVTFWGCGSTCEFHAVDPKVVAKNIETCKQFVELVADLGGTGVKVRPNAFPKGVSMDKTLEQIGKSLIPCGQAAADAGVEICVEVHGPGTSYPPHMKTILEIANHRAVGITWNSNPTDLMDGSIDKPFAMLKPWLKSCHINDLGSKYPYARLFQLLADAGYDRYTMIEIGKTYPDVAEGEAFLKAYKQKWESLLPTAS